A genomic segment from Streptosporangium roseum DSM 43021 encodes:
- a CDS encoding nuclear transport factor 2 family protein has translation MTTAVTGNAQVVWDFYAALDRGDLDAVRRTLAPDSVLHVPGRSSNTGDYEGREAVVAFVVNASVVTGGTLKLAVHRVLADDEQAVALATYTAPRPGTDVPLENNLAHVMTLRDGLIAESWLHSRDQYEVDEFWGGRPAEGRP, from the coding sequence ATGACCACTGCGGTAACCGGCAACGCCCAGGTCGTCTGGGACTTCTACGCCGCGCTCGACAGGGGCGACCTGGACGCGGTCCGCCGCACGCTCGCCCCGGACTCGGTGCTGCACGTCCCCGGCCGCAGTTCCAACACCGGCGACTACGAGGGCCGCGAGGCGGTCGTCGCGTTCGTCGTCAACGCCTCGGTCGTCACCGGGGGAACGCTCAAGCTGGCCGTCCACCGCGTTCTCGCCGACGACGAGCAGGCGGTCGCCCTCGCCACCTACACCGCCCCCCGCCCGGGCACGGACGTCCCGCTGGAGAACAACCTGGCGCACGTCATGACATTGCGGGACGGCCTGATCGCCGAGTCCTGGCTACACAGCCGCGACCAGTACGAGGTCGACGAGTTCTGGGGTGGCCGGCCGGCGGAGGGCCGGCCATGA
- a CDS encoding SRPBCC family protein, with the protein MSAITGRRVVRASLDDAARLFLDWSQDARWRAQVRRMTVEPPGPARVGQRIVEELRFAGLDFVTPTRIEHAGPTDAEYRGAGAMVTVHGARRLQALPEGRVALVATLHVRLRGPLRPLTGLLTPSYRRLQEHDLDRLARILDSGTPDGDRTPLQGPPLRSMS; encoded by the coding sequence ATGAGCGCAATCACCGGCAGGCGGGTCGTCCGGGCCTCCCTCGACGACGCGGCACGGCTGTTCCTCGACTGGTCACAGGACGCGCGCTGGCGCGCCCAGGTCCGGCGGATGACCGTCGAGCCGCCGGGACCGGCCCGGGTCGGCCAGCGGATCGTCGAGGAACTGCGGTTCGCGGGACTGGACTTCGTCACGCCCACCCGCATCGAGCACGCCGGCCCCACCGACGCCGAGTACCGGGGCGCCGGCGCCATGGTGACCGTTCACGGGGCGCGCCGCCTGCAGGCCCTGCCCGAAGGCCGGGTCGCCCTCGTCGCGACCCTCCACGTCCGGCTGCGCGGCCCGCTGCGCCCGCTGACCGGGCTGCTGACCCCCTCCTACCGGCGCCTGCAGGAACACGACCTCGACCGCCTCGCCCGGATCCTCGACAGCGGTACGCCCGACGGCGACCGCACCCCCCTCCAGGGCCCTCCGCTCAGGTCGATGTCATAG
- a CDS encoding calcium-binding protein — protein MALGFITVLFAGAVALAGPASAATVTAQLDSGRILVNGSSVDDGIEITLNLAGTVVTISNTLGSVAAGSGCTQSGGEAKCPAGGIDRVDVFAGDGIDSIRNNTNLPGTLSGDNGIDTVNGGSGADILFGGFGDDTLNGNGGNDRLIGSIGHDRLNGGADTDRCDGEVETNCEL, from the coding sequence ATGGCCCTGGGATTCATCACCGTCCTGTTCGCCGGCGCCGTGGCGCTGGCCGGGCCGGCGTCGGCGGCCACCGTCACCGCGCAGCTCGACAGCGGCAGGATCCTCGTCAACGGCAGCTCGGTGGACGACGGGATCGAGATCACGCTCAACCTGGCGGGCACCGTGGTGACCATCAGCAATACGCTCGGCTCGGTCGCGGCCGGTTCTGGCTGCACGCAGTCGGGGGGCGAGGCGAAGTGCCCGGCCGGCGGGATCGATCGCGTCGACGTGTTCGCGGGGGACGGCATCGACTCGATCCGCAACAACACGAACCTGCCGGGCACGCTCTCCGGCGACAACGGCATCGACACCGTCAACGGCGGCTCCGGCGCCGACATCCTGTTCGGCGGTTTCGGGGACGACACGCTCAACGGCAACGGGGGCAATGACCGTCTGATCGGCAGTATCGGCCACGACAGGCTCAACGGCGGCGCCGACACCGACCGCTGCGACGGCGAAGTCGAGACCAACTGCGAGCTGTAG
- a CDS encoding tyrosine-type recombinase/integrase, which yields MTELFLPTAVLRPVDTVPAPAGPSGTAVAIPAPMVATVGDIAGLRPRRRKGDGGEVPGTDVDAVDALPHAEWSAVAAWLKAGKAVTTRRARLADVAAFVRWLQTEAPGVELLAVTEDHLTHYRDTIATGTARAGLARPGTPLAASTVARRLSSLSSLYGYALRRRIVAVNPADPVERPEVSTVGTTPARTVEEATALVDGAETIAAAYPADAAAVALLSVCAVRVGELVALTVGSVAADAGHTVILFRRRGGKVDRLPVPPRVRALLEPLLADRSPGEPLFVRKDGRPFDRWRMTTALRRAATAAGVDPTKLTPHTARATAATAALDAGVPLADVQELLGHASPVTTQRYDRGRRKLDSHAAYRMALILGGGA from the coding sequence GTGACCGAGCTCTTCCTCCCCACCGCCGTCCTCCGCCCCGTCGACACCGTCCCGGCACCCGCCGGCCCCTCTGGGACGGCCGTCGCCATCCCCGCGCCGATGGTGGCCACGGTGGGCGACATCGCCGGCCTACGGCCACGGCGCCGCAAAGGCGACGGCGGCGAGGTGCCGGGCACGGACGTCGACGCCGTGGATGCGCTCCCGCACGCGGAATGGTCGGCGGTGGCCGCCTGGCTGAAGGCGGGCAAGGCCGTCACCACCCGGCGGGCCCGCCTGGCCGACGTCGCCGCGTTCGTCCGCTGGCTCCAGACTGAGGCCCCGGGCGTGGAACTGCTGGCCGTGACCGAGGATCATCTGACGCACTACCGCGACACCATCGCCACCGGCACCGCGCGCGCCGGCCTGGCCCGGCCGGGCACGCCGCTGGCGGCCTCCACCGTCGCCCGCCGCCTGTCGAGCCTGTCCAGCCTGTACGGCTACGCGCTGCGCCGCCGCATCGTCGCGGTCAACCCCGCCGACCCAGTCGAGCGGCCCGAGGTCTCCACCGTCGGCACCACCCCGGCCCGCACCGTGGAGGAGGCCACCGCCCTGGTCGACGGCGCCGAGACCATCGCCGCCGCCTACCCGGCCGACGCCGCGGCCGTGGCGCTGCTGAGCGTGTGCGCGGTGCGCGTCGGCGAGTTGGTCGCCCTCACCGTGGGCAGCGTGGCCGCCGACGCCGGGCACACGGTGATCCTGTTTCGCCGCAGGGGCGGCAAGGTCGACCGGCTGCCGGTGCCGCCCCGGGTGCGCGCCCTGCTGGAACCGCTGCTGGCCGACCGCTCCCCGGGCGAGCCGCTGTTCGTCCGAAAGGACGGCCGGCCGTTCGACCGCTGGCGGATGACCACCGCGCTGCGCCGGGCCGCGACCGCCGCCGGCGTCGACCCCACCAAGCTCACCCCGCACACCGCGCGGGCCACCGCCGCCACCGCCGCACTGGACGCCGGGGTGCCGCTGGCCGATGTCCAGGAGCTCCTTGGCCATGCCTCGCCGGTCACCACCCAGCGCTATGATCGCGGCCGCCGCAAACTTGACTCCCACGCCGCCTACCGGATGGCGCTCATCCTCGGCGGGGGTGCCTGA
- a CDS encoding helix-turn-helix domain-containing protein: protein MSDEFNLLGDYVRARRELVTPEQAGIPSVGVRRVSGLRREEVAMLAGISADYYLRLEQGRDRNPSAQVLESLARVLQLDDNATAYLLRLGAGKPRRRRRRPRKETVPPGVAKLIVTLPLPAYMEGRYLDVLAANSLATALSPRLVAGGNRLRDVFLDPAEQALYPDWEDAAQGMVAGFRESVGTDTDDPRFIELVGELSLASPRFSRLWARHDVNTCEGTPKHIDHPQVGGLWLNRERLGVSGATGQTLVVLHPDPGTDSADKLALLASVMRT, encoded by the coding sequence ATGAGCGACGAATTCAACCTTCTGGGCGATTACGTACGCGCCCGCCGGGAGCTCGTCACTCCTGAACAGGCCGGCATCCCCTCCGTGGGCGTACGGCGCGTGTCGGGCCTGCGCCGGGAGGAGGTCGCGATGCTCGCCGGCATCAGCGCCGACTACTACCTGCGCCTGGAGCAGGGCCGTGACCGCAACCCCTCCGCGCAGGTCCTCGAGTCCCTCGCCCGCGTGCTGCAGCTCGACGACAACGCAACGGCCTACCTGCTACGCCTCGGGGCGGGAAAACCCCGGCGGCGACGGCGGCGGCCCCGGAAGGAGACCGTCCCTCCGGGCGTCGCCAAGCTCATCGTCACGCTTCCGCTCCCCGCGTACATGGAGGGTCGCTACCTCGACGTCCTCGCCGCCAACTCGCTGGCGACCGCTCTGTCGCCGCGACTCGTGGCGGGGGGCAACCGCCTGCGGGACGTGTTCCTCGACCCCGCCGAGCAGGCCCTCTACCCGGACTGGGAGGATGCCGCGCAGGGCATGGTCGCCGGCTTCCGCGAGTCCGTCGGCACCGACACGGACGACCCCCGATTCATCGAACTCGTCGGAGAGCTCTCCCTCGCCAGCCCTCGCTTCAGCAGGCTCTGGGCCCGCCACGACGTGAACACGTGCGAAGGCACACCCAAGCACATCGACCACCCCCAGGTCGGTGGCCTGTGGCTGAACCGGGAGAGACTGGGCGTCAGCGGCGCGACAGGCCAGACGCTCGTCGTCCTCCACCCGGACCCCGGCACCGACAGTGCCGACAAGCTGGCGCTCCTCGCGTCCGTCATGCGGACATGA
- a CDS encoding Pycsar system effector family protein, whose amino-acid sequence MSPFLRDRLDAATAAARAELISASEKRAGLLLSWAGVAYGVMVTLILTGPARFPGVGRFGVILALILLSAAVLLILVTIRPLPPQRGGMRILSYADEPTPEALIERMNAETRDYELFLATDALQISRVARSKHRNLRRAVDLIIAGITTMSIMVFLERLL is encoded by the coding sequence ATGTCCCCGTTCCTGCGGGACCGGCTTGATGCCGCCACCGCCGCAGCCCGCGCCGAGCTGATCAGCGCCAGCGAGAAGAGAGCCGGCCTTCTGCTGTCGTGGGCGGGCGTCGCCTACGGCGTGATGGTCACCCTCATCCTCACCGGCCCGGCCCGCTTTCCGGGAGTCGGGCGCTTCGGCGTCATCCTGGCGCTGATCCTGCTGTCCGCGGCGGTCCTGTTGATCCTGGTCACCATCCGCCCGCTGCCTCCCCAACGCGGCGGAATGCGCATCCTGTCCTACGCCGATGAGCCCACGCCCGAAGCGCTGATCGAGCGGATGAACGCCGAGACGAGGGACTATGAGCTGTTCCTGGCCACCGACGCTTTGCAGATCTCCCGGGTTGCGCGGAGTAAACACCGTAATCTGCGACGGGCGGTCGACCTGATCATCGCCGGCATCACGACCATGTCGATCATGGTTTTTCTGGAGCGCCTGCTCTGA
- a CDS encoding glycoside hydrolase family 10 protein translates to MSSPTRRTVLRGLALAAAATAVPLPAFASASTSASAFAEYVPPLRQMRGMWIASVVNINWPSKPGLTADQQKAEYLAWLDLAQVRKLNAVFVQIRPTADAFWPSPFEPWSQYLTGTQGQDPGYDPLAFVVEETHKRGLAFHAWFNPYRVSMQPDPSKLHPDHPGTKHPDWIVPYGGKLYYNPGMPEVRAFVQDAMMDAVTKYDIDGLHFDDYFYPVNTTAFDDSAAFAKYGQGFPDLAAWRRNNVDLLVQEMQQRVRQAKPEIAWGISPSGIWRNKTTDPLGSDTGGSQSYDNLHADTRGWVKKGWLDYIAPQLYWYIGQSNADYAKLVPWWSDVAAGTPTQLWIGQAAYKAGAAGQPAQWFQPDELTRHLTLNRDHPQVGGDIWYNSGDVRDDRLGSVTTVVTDHYTRPALGPLLPRLAGGAAPRRPVLVWARRVDGGAELRILATGRDTPFQYAIFRLDRHARPEDFADARNLVAVVPADRHVRWVDPAGTRGAYYYVTAVDRANRQSPPSQGRRVQW, encoded by the coding sequence ATGAGCTCACCCACCCGACGCACCGTCCTGCGCGGCCTCGCCCTCGCCGCCGCGGCGACCGCCGTACCCCTGCCCGCCTTCGCCTCCGCCTCCACCTCGGCCTCGGCCTTCGCCGAGTACGTCCCGCCGTTGCGCCAGATGCGCGGCATGTGGATCGCCTCCGTCGTCAACATCAACTGGCCGTCCAAGCCCGGGCTGACCGCCGACCAGCAGAAGGCCGAGTATCTCGCCTGGCTGGACCTGGCGCAGGTCCGCAAGCTGAACGCGGTGTTCGTGCAGATCCGGCCGACCGCCGACGCCTTCTGGCCCTCGCCGTTCGAGCCCTGGTCGCAGTATCTGACCGGCACCCAGGGCCAGGATCCCGGCTACGACCCGCTGGCGTTCGTGGTCGAGGAGACGCACAAGCGCGGCCTGGCCTTCCACGCCTGGTTCAACCCCTACCGCGTGTCGATGCAGCCCGACCCGTCCAAGCTCCACCCGGACCACCCGGGCACCAAGCACCCCGACTGGATCGTCCCCTACGGCGGCAAGCTCTACTACAACCCGGGCATGCCCGAGGTCCGCGCGTTCGTGCAGGACGCCATGATGGACGCGGTGACCAAGTACGACATCGACGGCCTGCACTTCGACGACTACTTCTACCCGGTCAACACCACCGCCTTCGACGACAGTGCGGCCTTCGCCAAGTACGGCCAGGGCTTCCCCGACCTCGCGGCCTGGCGGCGCAACAACGTCGACCTGCTGGTGCAGGAGATGCAGCAGCGGGTACGGCAGGCCAAGCCGGAGATCGCCTGGGGCATCAGCCCCTCCGGCATCTGGCGCAACAAGACCACCGACCCCCTGGGTTCGGATACGGGCGGCAGCCAGTCCTACGACAACCTGCACGCCGACACCCGGGGCTGGGTCAAGAAGGGCTGGCTGGACTACATCGCGCCGCAGCTCTACTGGTACATCGGCCAGTCGAACGCCGACTACGCCAAGCTGGTCCCCTGGTGGTCCGACGTGGCGGCGGGCACCCCCACGCAGCTCTGGATCGGCCAGGCGGCCTACAAGGCGGGGGCGGCCGGGCAGCCCGCCCAGTGGTTCCAGCCGGACGAGCTCACCAGGCACCTGACCCTCAACCGGGACCACCCGCAGGTCGGCGGTGACATCTGGTACAACTCCGGCGACGTGCGCGACGACCGGCTCGGCTCGGTCACCACCGTCGTGACCGACCACTACACGCGCCCCGCCCTCGGCCCGCTGCTGCCCAGGCTCGCCGGCGGCGCGGCTCCGCGCCGCCCGGTGCTCGTCTGGGCGCGCCGGGTGGACGGGGGTGCCGAGCTGCGCATCCTCGCCACGGGCCGGGACACCCCGTTCCAGTACGCCATCTTCCGGCTCGATCGGCACGCCCGGCCCGAGGACTTCGCCGACGCCCGCAACCTGGTCGCGGTCGTCCCCGCCGACCGTCACGTGCGCTGGGTGGACCCGGCGGGCACCAGGGGTGCCTACTACTACGTGACGGCCGTCGACCGGGCCAACCGGCAGAGCCCGCCGAGCCAGGGACGCCGCGTGCAGTGGTGA
- a CDS encoding IS5 family transposase (programmed frameshift) translates to MDGGQWDWIVPAGLWEIARPLLPASRVRPQGGGIVGVADEAVFAAIVYVLVSGCSWRALPPCFGASKSTVHRRFLIWSCAGVWERSHQAVLDRLAGDGLLDVSRVVLDSAHVRAKKGGEHTGPSPVDRGRPGSKLHLLSDAAGLPLVVGLSAANVHDSRWLKPTVLALQLRHSPVQGRYRKIGKLHADKAYDHPGLLRWLRGKRIGVRIARKGVESSQRLGRHRWVIERTISWLFGYRRLSPRYERHPYAYLAFLTLAAAMTCHKRHLKLTM, encoded by the exons ATGGACGGCGGGCAATGGGACTGGATCGTCCCGGCGGGGTTGTGGGAGATCGCGCGGCCGTTGCTGCCGGCGTCCCGGGTGCGCCCGCAGGGCGGCGGGATCGTCGGTGTCGCTGATGAGGCGGTGTTCGCCGCGATCGTCTACGTGCTGGTCAGCGGATGCTCCTGGCGGGCGCTGCCGCCGTGTTTCGGAGCCTCGAAGTCCACTGTGCATCGCCGGTTTTTGATCTGGTCGTGTGCCGGGGTGTGGGAGCGGTCGCACCAGGCCGTCCTGGACCGGTTGGCCGGCGATGGCCTGCTGGATGTGTCGCGCGTGGTGCTCGACTCGGCGCATGTGCGCGCCA AAAAAGGGGGCGAACACACAGGTCCTTCGCCCGTGGACCGGGGTAGGCCCGGTTCCAAGCTGCACCTCCTGTCGGACGCGGCCGGACTGCCTCTGGTCGTCGGCCTGTCCGCGGCCAACGTCCACGACAGCCGCTGGTTGAAGCCGACGGTGCTCGCCCTCCAATTGAGACACAGCCCTGTGCAGGGCCGGTATCGCAAGATCGGCAAGCTCCACGCCGACAAGGCCTATGACCATCCTGGGCTGCTGCGATGGCTGCGCGGCAAGCGCATCGGGGTGCGTATCGCCCGCAAGGGCGTCGAGTCCAGCCAGCGACTGGGCCGCCATCGCTGGGTGATCGAACGGACTATCTCCTGGCTGTTCGGCTACCGGCGCCTGTCACCCCGTTACGAGCGTCACCCCTACGCCTATCTGGCCTTTCTCACCCTCGCTGCAGCCATGACCTGCCATAAGCGACATCTCAAACTCACCATGTAG
- a CDS encoding MarR family winged helix-turn-helix transcriptional regulator, with protein sequence MTEEAQDPVRRMVEQWIARRPDIDPAPMALFGRLTRAERRAGAAIAEVLRPYGLNRGEFDVLATLYRGGGDLSPGALALALLLSPAAVTNRIDRLERSGHLRRDPDPEDGRGVRIRLTDSGRDLLERALTDHVAGLAKLAAGLTEAERDQLEALLAKLSAGTGDPYSGLR encoded by the coding sequence ATGACGGAAGAGGCCCAGGACCCGGTGCGGCGCATGGTCGAGCAGTGGATCGCCCGGCGTCCCGACATCGACCCCGCGCCCATGGCGCTGTTCGGCAGGCTCACCAGGGCCGAGAGGCGGGCCGGCGCCGCGATCGCCGAGGTACTGCGCCCGTACGGCCTCAACCGGGGGGAGTTCGACGTGCTCGCCACCCTCTACCGAGGTGGCGGGGACCTGTCACCCGGCGCGCTGGCGCTGGCGCTGCTGCTCTCCCCAGCGGCGGTCACCAACCGCATCGACCGGCTGGAGCGATCCGGCCACCTGCGGCGGGATCCCGACCCGGAGGACGGGCGGGGCGTCCGTATCCGGCTCACCGACAGTGGGCGCGACCTGCTGGAGCGGGCGCTGACCGACCATGTGGCCGGCCTGGCGAAACTGGCCGCTGGACTCACCGAGGCCGAGCGTGACCAACTGGAGGCGCTGTTGGCGAAGCTGTCGGCCGGCACGGGTGACCCGTACTCCGGCCTCCGCTAG
- a CDS encoding bile acid:sodium symporter codes for MGVIDGAPSSGAGHEPDPAHRAAPPEPILQTSSGDETNHDDLLPEDATAVGSRTAGPDRNSARWPALRAVLANLPLLLLALLANLVLIPLLGWGLATLFALPAAGFVALVMVASSPGGPFGAKLSMVQKGDVVAGTAMQVLLAAVASLTFGPTSTAILTMAKVGQGISLDVAALVRTVAILQLVPFAVGLVMRHHAPSTALSWHPAAGVVSNVTFMMVLAGMLLGSRTLLAGFLLSVVAFAVGTLLATGPPTRRTTMGGIAAVRNVGPPLAAVGIAFGDEQAVLGALAAVLVSGLAAALPIAAVLGHRRQGDTA; via the coding sequence ATGGGTGTCATAGACGGCGCGCCGTCGTCCGGCGCCGGGCACGAACCGGATCCCGCACACCGGGCAGCGCCGCCCGAGCCGATCCTGCAGACCAGCAGCGGCGACGAGACCAACCACGACGACCTTCTTCCAGAAGACGCGACTGCGGTGGGCAGCCGCACGGCAGGCCCGGACCGCAATAGCGCGCGTTGGCCAGCCCTGCGCGCCGTCCTGGCCAACCTCCCGCTGCTGCTGTTGGCGCTGCTGGCCAACCTAGTCCTCATCCCCCTGCTCGGCTGGGGCCTCGCTACGCTGTTCGCCCTGCCTGCCGCGGGTTTCGTCGCCCTGGTCATGGTCGCTTCCTCACCCGGCGGGCCGTTCGGGGCCAAGCTGAGCATGGTACAGAAGGGAGACGTGGTCGCGGGCACCGCGATGCAGGTGCTGCTGGCCGCCGTGGCCAGCCTCACCTTCGGCCCCACCAGTACCGCCATCCTCACCATGGCCAAGGTCGGCCAGGGCATCTCCCTGGATGTCGCCGCGCTGGTGCGGACCGTGGCCATCCTGCAGCTCGTGCCGTTCGCCGTCGGCCTGGTGATGCGCCACCACGCACCGTCCACGGCACTGTCGTGGCATCCGGCCGCCGGCGTGGTATCGAACGTGACGTTCATGATGGTGCTGGCGGGCATGCTGCTTGGCTCACGCACCCTGCTCGCGGGGTTTCTCCTGTCCGTCGTCGCATTCGCCGTCGGCACCCTGCTGGCCACCGGACCGCCCACGCGCCGTACCACCATGGGAGGTATCGCGGCGGTGCGCAACGTGGGACCTCCGCTGGCCGCCGTCGGGATCGCCTTCGGCGACGAGCAGGCCGTCCTGGGAGCACTCGCCGCGGTGCTGGTCAGCGGCCTGGCGGCGGCCCTGCCGATCGCCGCGGTGCTCGGCCACCGGCGGCAAGGCGACACCGCCTGA
- a CDS encoding WD40 repeat domain-containing protein, producing MAGDGREFEAWDVITRHVEDLPEDEVRALIENLVGWPGRRPMPHRWWERRSRGEWAPYFLLADHRVLYGDFDTRAMDENKPYDPDAHEAFYGTSAVDDEGFFSEFNAIGTSPDLRWTVLVSAAEGNTSSGGLEVFDAETGTWETGDVQADDHYIGQGEDVAVSPDGSLVAAAGRFDQQVIAWRVPGPERLWAAGSWRTGTEKAGYSHIGFSGDGKLIVAVSSASPYDETAERHVVVADAETGDVTFTTAAVVTGRAVLDHSGTRLALIGPDGDVLVYRLPDGELVARHRTALPGTDALALSPEGDTVAVGGDGGMELLGRSTGRVLAEGTCQAMTWSPDGPRALFTSEEAATVIDGQGRVLWTRRMEDPSLLLAAFTPGGHTLLTVETYPAEITAWFLDREVRG from the coding sequence ATGGCTGGCGATGGTCGCGAGTTCGAGGCGTGGGACGTGATCACCCGCCACGTCGAAGACCTGCCAGAGGACGAAGTCCGGGCACTGATCGAGAACCTGGTCGGCTGGCCAGGCCGGCGCCCAATGCCGCACCGCTGGTGGGAGCGGCGCTCCCGGGGCGAGTGGGCGCCGTACTTTCTCCTGGCCGACCACCGCGTCCTGTACGGGGACTTCGACACGCGCGCCATGGATGAGAACAAGCCGTACGATCCCGACGCGCACGAGGCGTTCTACGGCACCTCGGCCGTGGACGACGAGGGTTTCTTCAGCGAATTCAACGCGATCGGGACCAGCCCGGACCTGCGCTGGACGGTGCTCGTCTCTGCGGCCGAGGGCAACACCTCCAGCGGCGGGCTGGAGGTGTTCGACGCCGAGACGGGAACGTGGGAGACCGGCGACGTCCAGGCGGACGACCACTACATCGGCCAGGGCGAGGACGTGGCAGTCAGCCCGGACGGCTCGCTCGTTGCGGCCGCGGGCAGGTTCGATCAGCAGGTGATCGCCTGGCGCGTCCCGGGACCGGAACGGCTGTGGGCCGCGGGCTCGTGGCGAACGGGCACCGAGAAGGCGGGGTACTCCCACATCGGCTTCAGCGGGGACGGGAAGCTGATCGTGGCCGTGAGCTCCGCCTCTCCATACGACGAAACCGCGGAACGGCATGTCGTGGTGGCCGACGCCGAAACCGGCGACGTCACATTCACGACGGCCGCAGTCGTCACGGGACGTGCTGTGCTGGACCACTCCGGCACCCGGCTCGCCCTCATCGGCCCGGACGGTGACGTGCTGGTTTACCGGCTGCCCGACGGGGAGCTCGTGGCCCGGCACCGTACGGCCCTGCCCGGCACCGACGCGCTCGCGCTCTCACCGGAGGGTGACACGGTCGCCGTCGGAGGCGACGGCGGCATGGAACTCCTCGGACGATCCACCGGGCGCGTGCTGGCCGAGGGAACATGCCAGGCCATGACCTGGTCGCCGGACGGGCCGCGCGCCCTGTTCACCTCGGAAGAGGCCGCCACGGTGATCGATGGCCAGGGGCGCGTGCTGTGGACACGCCGTATGGAGGATCCGAGCCTCCTCCTGGCCGCCTTCACGCCTGGCGGCCACACGCTGCTCACGGTCGAGACGTACCCCGCCGAGATCACCGCCTGGTTCCTGGACCGCGAAGTTCGAGGGTGA
- a CDS encoding alpha/beta fold hydrolase, which yields MSTYLLVHGAWHSGQCWERVVPLLASAGHRVVAPSLTGFGDKAHLLGPEVGLDTHVDDIVRLITEEDLTDVILVGHSYAGLVISSAANRIPDRIAHLVYLDAMVPEDGESAVDVHPVTQALIDRAAESEIGWRIPPMPELPPPLGLFGVTDPADMAWLRAMLSDQPVLCFRQPVRLDNPVVRTIPRTHIHCVAGVPEGIKRRPVPAIQPNGSLAQVWELETGHDCMITMPAELTELLLKLR from the coding sequence ATGTCAACATATTTGCTGGTACACGGGGCCTGGCACAGCGGGCAATGCTGGGAGCGGGTGGTTCCGTTGCTGGCATCGGCCGGGCATCGGGTGGTCGCGCCGTCGCTGACCGGCTTCGGCGACAAGGCGCATCTGCTCGGCCCCGAGGTAGGGCTGGACACGCACGTCGACGACATCGTCAGGCTGATCACCGAGGAGGACCTCACCGACGTGATCCTGGTGGGCCACAGCTACGCCGGGCTGGTCATCTCGTCCGCCGCCAACCGAATCCCGGATCGGATCGCCCATCTGGTCTATCTCGACGCGATGGTCCCGGAGGACGGCGAGAGCGCGGTGGATGTGCATCCCGTGACCCAGGCCCTCATCGACCGCGCCGCGGAGTCCGAGATCGGCTGGCGGATCCCTCCGATGCCCGAGTTGCCGCCGCCCCTGGGCCTGTTCGGCGTCACCGACCCGGCGGACATGGCGTGGCTGCGGGCGATGTTGTCGGATCAGCCGGTGCTCTGCTTCCGGCAACCGGTCCGGCTGGACAACCCGGTCGTGCGCACGATTCCGCGGACGCACATTCACTGCGTCGCCGGCGTACCGGAGGGCATCAAGCGGCGGCCCGTCCCAGCGATACAGCCCAACGGCAGCCTGGCACAGGTGTGGGAACTGGAGACGGGCCACGACTGCATGATCACCATGCCGGCCGAGCTCACCGAACTGCTGCTCAAGCTCCGCTGA